Proteins from a genomic interval of Caulobacter sp. NIBR1757:
- a CDS encoding Calx-beta domain-containing protein yields the protein MTLIFTETFDNYTGAGLAPAVSQTTQSTGTLNSNVWLITGMSDAQPGYGGTVGTGDYGRGNITTNPTTGGVYAATVGAGKGMAFQPTGSDFTEGANSHVTLRLANTSGAAWTDITVNFDWIYRNNEARSDTMNFSWSTDGTTFTTISAAQLVTALTADSTSFTSVTNSALALTGASVANGGFLYLRWAHTAASGSGSRDEVGIDNVSVNVADTGASSVSVNDVSIVEGDSGTSVLTFTVTRTSNEGAFTIDYATAADTAFAGSDYVASSNTLTFTQGGDLTQTVSITINGDLDIETAEQFFLNLSNVVNTVGVATVTDAQGIGTITNDDFPPTVSIGDVSVLEGDSGTTTMTFTVTRTDENSAFTVDFNTVVGGTATAGDDYTAVSGGTVTFTNGGPLTQTVTVTISGDVTIEADETISVEISNIQNTVGSTTIADGTATGTIINDDVTRIYDIQGGEHFSAYNGQQVTTLGVVTAIDKDGNGYWMQDPNGDGNRNTSDGIYVFTSTPVGPEIVVGNLIRVTATVSEFAPGGAANLTLTELVTVTSIQVLATNQALPTAVIIGDTANGADYTPPLVNLGSTTNAFDPTVDGIDFWESLEGMRVTLQDVHTTSPFKSSFGEVMVTPDVGANDSLNSRGGLTISDESPNGVLPVDKTFDFNPERIQLDDEALGGSIGAITSVGQTVVGGDVTGIVSYGQGFYDVNVTQAVTFNASTLVKETTTIEENLDRLTIATFNVRNLAPLGFAGGDGTTTQTTLNNLAAAIGTNLKTPDIIGLQELQDFNGTSTSGGSDALLTMTQLIDTIFTVTGVRYYGILSDPVDDSEGGVSGGNIQVAFLYQADSVTPTAGNGLVATSNPYISKFPTEDRIGTGDADFAATRKSIPIEFTPAGYTETQGGSFWVINNHFSSKGGSAVLVGSNLDSEYYAEPLNSDSVKREGQAEAVKAFIDIILQDGNPLNDKVIALGDFNDFQIFPVIEIITGEIQRMIAGTGNTPSTFVTGTQVMKALIELLPPEERYSYSFDGNAQALDNIIATLDLLVGAQYDIVHINSEFSTQLSDHDPGLASLLFVRSAAIATEGNDVFTAASYLAKFGATRGDLTGDDTIYALGGDDLIEGSLGNDVLNGGGGFDTVDYTGSGAAVTVNLTTSTNSPSGGWAAGDTLISIENIIGSQYNDFLTGSSTLNILNGGLGADTMAGGINNDTYYVDDAGDVVIELAGQGTDTVISSITYSLLANFENLTLAGVGDIDGTGNGVNNKLIGNDGANTLSGLGGVDNIFGGGGIDHLLGGEGNDILDGGTGDDTLEGGNGTDTYTVDSAGDVIVETATGGFDTVKSTATSYVLSAWVENLNLVAAFAQDGTGNAQNNTINGNNFVNHLIGGAGNDILNGLVGDDTLEGGDDNDKLYGGTGADTLTGGDGADTLDGGTGADSMAGGAGNDIYYVDNSADTVTELTGEGTADKLYLSAASFTLSADAEIETIIVDYVSGATVTGSSSANKIFGNNGADTINGLGGNDFLQGGLGNDTLNGGDGNDIMDGGDGDDIMAGGLGVDTYYVDSFGDSVTELADEGIDTVRTTLDGYVLGDNLENLILVGTGNQDGTGNALNNALTGTDDSNSLNGEDGNDRLVGNGGADDLYGGAGLDTLLGGDGDDMLFGGSGNDKLTGGSGRDYFVAGGQFTIGMSGVAIETDSILDLESGEVIGLATSELHFQSVFDGTAGQAKLVYSQSTNTTLFQLDINGDNRIDYQLRINGDQTANTNIANDENDTNGGWYLFGAAP from the coding sequence ATGACCCTGATCTTCACCGAGACCTTCGACAACTACACCGGCGCGGGCCTCGCCCCGGCGGTCAGCCAGACCACCCAGTCCACCGGCACGCTGAACTCCAATGTCTGGCTGATCACCGGCATGAGCGATGCCCAGCCGGGCTATGGCGGCACGGTCGGGACCGGTGACTACGGGCGCGGCAACATCACCACCAACCCGACGACCGGCGGCGTCTATGCCGCCACCGTCGGGGCCGGCAAGGGCATGGCCTTCCAGCCGACGGGCAGCGACTTCACCGAGGGCGCCAACTCCCATGTCACCCTGCGGCTGGCCAACACCTCCGGCGCGGCTTGGACGGACATCACCGTCAACTTCGACTGGATCTACCGCAACAACGAAGCCCGTTCCGACACGATGAACTTCTCCTGGTCCACGGACGGGACGACGTTCACGACGATTTCGGCGGCCCAGCTGGTCACGGCGCTGACCGCCGACAGCACCAGCTTCACCTCCGTCACCAACTCCGCGCTCGCCCTGACCGGCGCCTCGGTGGCGAACGGCGGCTTCCTCTATCTCCGCTGGGCCCACACCGCCGCGAGCGGCAGCGGCAGCCGTGACGAGGTCGGCATCGACAACGTTTCGGTCAACGTCGCCGACACCGGCGCCTCGTCGGTCAGCGTCAACGACGTCAGCATCGTCGAGGGCGACAGCGGGACCAGCGTCCTGACCTTCACGGTCACCCGGACCAGCAACGAGGGCGCCTTCACCATCGACTATGCGACGGCGGCCGATACCGCTTTCGCCGGCTCCGACTACGTCGCCAGCAGCAACACCCTGACCTTCACCCAGGGCGGCGACCTGACCCAGACGGTCAGCATCACCATCAACGGCGACCTCGATATCGAGACCGCCGAGCAGTTCTTCCTCAATCTGTCCAACGTCGTGAACACCGTCGGCGTGGCCACGGTCACCGACGCGCAGGGCATCGGCACGATCACCAACGACGACTTCCCGCCGACCGTCTCCATCGGCGACGTCAGCGTCCTGGAAGGCGACTCCGGCACGACGACGATGACCTTCACGGTCACCCGCACCGACGAGAACAGCGCCTTCACCGTCGACTTCAACACCGTGGTCGGCGGCACGGCCACGGCCGGCGACGACTACACGGCGGTCAGCGGCGGCACGGTCACCTTCACCAACGGCGGCCCCCTGACCCAGACCGTCACCGTCACCATCAGCGGCGACGTGACCATCGAGGCCGACGAGACGATCAGCGTCGAGATCAGCAACATCCAGAACACGGTCGGCTCGACCACCATCGCCGACGGAACGGCGACCGGCACGATCATCAACGACGACGTCACCCGCATCTACGACATTCAGGGCGGCGAGCACTTCAGCGCCTACAACGGCCAGCAGGTCACCACCCTGGGCGTCGTCACCGCCATCGACAAGGACGGCAACGGCTACTGGATGCAGGACCCGAACGGGGACGGCAATCGCAACACCTCGGACGGCATCTACGTCTTCACCAGCACCCCGGTCGGCCCGGAGATCGTGGTCGGCAACCTGATCCGCGTCACCGCCACGGTCAGCGAATTCGCCCCGGGCGGCGCCGCCAACCTGACCCTGACCGAGCTTGTCACCGTCACCAGCATCCAGGTGCTGGCCACCAATCAGGCCCTGCCGACCGCCGTCATCATCGGCGATACGGCCAACGGCGCCGACTACACCCCGCCGCTGGTCAACCTCGGCTCGACGACCAACGCCTTCGACCCCACTGTCGACGGCATCGACTTCTGGGAAAGCCTGGAGGGCATGCGGGTCACCCTGCAGGACGTCCACACCACCAGCCCGTTCAAGTCCTCGTTCGGCGAGGTGATGGTCACCCCCGACGTCGGCGCCAACGACAGCCTCAACAGCCGGGGCGGCCTGACGATCAGTGACGAGAGCCCCAACGGGGTGTTGCCGGTCGACAAGACCTTCGACTTCAACCCCGAGCGCATCCAGCTCGACGACGAGGCGTTGGGCGGCAGCATCGGCGCCATCACCAGCGTCGGCCAGACCGTGGTCGGCGGCGACGTCACCGGCATCGTCAGCTATGGCCAGGGCTTCTACGACGTCAACGTCACCCAGGCAGTGACCTTTAACGCCTCGACCCTGGTCAAGGAAACCACCACCATCGAGGAAAACCTCGACCGGCTGACGATCGCCACCTTCAACGTCCGCAACCTGGCCCCGCTGGGCTTCGCGGGGGGTGACGGCACGACCACCCAGACCACCCTGAACAACCTGGCCGCCGCCATCGGCACCAACCTGAAGACGCCGGACATCATCGGCCTGCAGGAACTGCAGGACTTCAACGGCACCAGCACGAGCGGCGGCAGCGACGCGCTGCTGACCATGACCCAGCTGATCGACACCATCTTCACGGTCACCGGCGTGCGCTACTACGGCATCCTGTCCGACCCGGTCGATGACAGCGAAGGCGGTGTCAGCGGCGGCAACATCCAGGTGGCCTTCCTCTACCAGGCCGACTCGGTCACCCCGACGGCCGGCAATGGCCTGGTCGCCACCAGCAACCCCTACATCTCCAAGTTCCCGACCGAGGACCGCATCGGCACGGGCGACGCCGACTTCGCCGCCACCCGCAAGTCGATCCCCATCGAGTTCACCCCGGCCGGCTACACCGAGACGCAAGGCGGCAGCTTCTGGGTGATCAACAACCACTTCAGCAGCAAGGGCGGTTCGGCCGTCCTGGTCGGCTCCAACCTCGACAGCGAATACTACGCCGAGCCGCTGAACTCGGACTCGGTCAAGCGCGAGGGCCAGGCCGAGGCGGTCAAGGCCTTCATCGACATCATCCTGCAGGACGGCAACCCGCTGAACGACAAGGTCATCGCGCTCGGTGACTTCAACGACTTCCAGATCTTCCCGGTCATCGAGATCATCACCGGCGAGATCCAGCGGATGATCGCCGGCACGGGCAACACTCCCAGCACCTTCGTCACCGGCACGCAGGTGATGAAGGCGCTGATCGAACTGCTGCCGCCGGAAGAGCGCTACAGCTACAGCTTCGACGGCAACGCCCAGGCGCTGGACAACATCATCGCCACCCTCGACCTGCTGGTCGGGGCGCAATACGACATCGTCCACATCAACTCGGAATTCTCCACCCAGCTGTCGGACCACGACCCGGGCCTGGCCTCCCTGCTGTTCGTGCGTTCGGCGGCCATCGCCACCGAGGGCAATGACGTCTTCACCGCCGCCAGCTACCTGGCCAAGTTCGGCGCCACGCGCGGCGACCTGACCGGCGACGACACCATCTACGCCCTCGGCGGCGACGACCTGATCGAGGGCAGCCTCGGCAACGACGTGCTGAACGGCGGCGGCGGCTTCGACACCGTCGACTACACCGGCTCAGGCGCCGCGGTGACCGTCAACCTGACCACCAGCACCAACAGCCCCTCGGGCGGCTGGGCGGCCGGCGATACCCTGATCTCGATCGAGAACATCATCGGCTCGCAGTACAATGACTTCCTGACCGGCAGCTCGACGCTGAACATCCTGAACGGCGGCCTGGGCGCCGACACCATGGCCGGCGGGATCAACAACGACACCTACTATGTCGATGATGCCGGCGACGTGGTGATCGAACTGGCCGGCCAGGGCACGGACACGGTGATCTCCAGCATCACCTACAGCCTGCTGGCCAACTTCGAGAACCTGACCCTGGCCGGCGTCGGCGACATCGATGGCACCGGCAACGGCGTCAACAACAAGCTGATCGGCAACGACGGCGCCAACACCCTCAGCGGCCTCGGCGGCGTTGACAACATCTTCGGCGGCGGCGGCATCGACCACCTGCTCGGCGGCGAGGGCAACGACATCCTCGATGGCGGAACGGGCGACGACACCCTCGAAGGCGGCAACGGCACGGACACCTACACGGTGGACAGCGCCGGCGATGTCATCGTCGAAACCGCGACCGGCGGCTTCGACACCGTCAAGTCGACGGCGACCAGCTATGTGCTGAGCGCCTGGGTCGAAAACCTCAATCTGGTCGCCGCCTTCGCCCAGGACGGCACGGGCAACGCCCAGAACAACACCATCAACGGCAACAACTTCGTCAACCACCTGATCGGCGGGGCCGGCAACGACATCCTCAACGGCCTGGTCGGCGACGACACGCTGGAAGGCGGCGACGACAACGACAAGCTCTATGGCGGCACGGGCGCGGACACCCTGACCGGCGGCGACGGGGCCGACACCCTGGATGGCGGCACGGGCGCCGACAGCATGGCCGGCGGCGCGGGCAACGACATCTACTACGTTGACAACAGCGCCGACACGGTCACCGAACTGACGGGCGAGGGGACGGCCGACAAGCTGTATCTCAGCGCCGCCAGCTTCACTCTGAGCGCCGACGCCGAGATCGAGACCATCATCGTCGACTACGTCTCGGGCGCCACCGTCACCGGCTCGAGCAGCGCCAACAAGATCTTCGGCAACAACGGCGCCGACACGATCAACGGCTTGGGCGGCAACGACTTCCTGCAGGGCGGGCTCGGCAACGACACCCTGAACGGCGGCGACGGCAACGACATCATGGATGGCGGTGACGGCGACGACATCATGGCCGGCGGCCTGGGCGTCGACACCTACTATGTCGACAGCTTCGGGGACTCCGTCACCGAACTGGCCGACGAGGGTATCGACACCGTCCGCACCACGCTCGACGGCTACGTCCTCGGCGATAACCTGGAGAACCTGATCCTTGTCGGAACCGGCAACCAGGACGGTACGGGCAATGCGCTCAACAACGCCTTGACCGGCACCGACGACAGCAACAGCCTGAACGGCGAGGACGGCAACGACCGCCTGGTCGGCAACGGCGGGGCCGACGACCTCTACGGCGGCGCGGGGCTCGACACGCTGCTGGGCGGCGACGGGGACGACATGCTGTTCGGCGGCTCGGGCAACGACAAGCTCACCGGCGGTTCGGGCCGCGACTACTTCGTGGCGGGCGGCCAGTTCACGATCGGCATGTCCGGCGTCGCCATCGAGACCGACAGCATCCTCGATCTGGAAAGCGGCGAGGTCATCGGCCTGGCCACCAGCGAGCTGCACTTCCAGTCCGTGTTCGACGGCACCGCCGGCCAGGCCAAGCTGGTCTATTCGCAGAGCACCAACACCACCCTGTTCCAGCTCGACATCAACGGCGACAACCGCATCGACTACCAGCTGCGGATCAACGGCGACCAGACGGCCAACACCAACATCGCCAACGACGAGAACGACACGAACGGCGGCTGGTACCTGTTCGGCGCCGCCCCGTAG
- a CDS encoding flagellin gives MSRVSTSHSYSVVLRDLMRATNSQEQAQGQVSSGRVGDSLRAFAPKVEQLIAANSVKARVEGYLEQGKLTTSRLEAQDLALRTTADSADGARTTLAEALASDRGDAIMGELQGHFLTAAESLNTQQGGRYLFAGAQVNTRPVDASRLSDLTAAPAIGDLFKNDELKPVSRLDDSVTIQSGFLASDEGTDLFEAFKEVQAYVEANGDFSSPLTTAQKTFLEGMLPKFDAANKAITDSAALNGANQVRVENSLNQHDDRATLLKGEIADIAEVDMAEAISRLEQAQTALQASAQVFATLRGSSLLELLRS, from the coding sequence ATGAGCCGCGTCTCCACAAGCCACAGCTACTCCGTCGTCCTGCGCGACCTGATGCGGGCCACCAACAGCCAGGAGCAGGCCCAGGGCCAGGTCTCCAGCGGCCGGGTCGGCGACAGCCTGCGCGCCTTCGCCCCCAAGGTCGAACAGCTGATCGCCGCCAATTCGGTCAAGGCCCGGGTCGAGGGTTATCTGGAACAGGGCAAGCTGACGACCTCGCGCCTGGAGGCCCAGGACCTGGCCTTGCGCACGACCGCCGATTCCGCCGACGGGGCGCGCACCACCCTGGCCGAGGCGCTGGCCAGCGATCGCGGCGACGCCATCATGGGCGAGCTGCAGGGCCACTTCCTGACCGCCGCCGAGTCGTTGAACACCCAGCAGGGCGGCCGCTACCTGTTCGCCGGCGCCCAGGTGAACACCCGCCCGGTCGATGCCAGCCGCCTGTCTGACCTGACCGCCGCGCCGGCCATCGGCGACCTGTTCAAGAACGATGAGCTGAAGCCCGTCAGCCGGCTGGACGACAGCGTCACCATCCAGAGCGGCTTCCTGGCCAGCGACGAGGGCACGGACCTGTTCGAGGCCTTCAAGGAGGTGCAGGCCTATGTCGAGGCCAACGGCGACTTCAGCTCGCCGCTGACGACGGCCCAGAAAACCTTTCTCGAAGGCATGCTTCCCAAGTTCGACGCCGCCAACAAGGCGATCACCGACAGCGCCGCCCTGAACGGCGCCAACCAGGTGCGGGTCGAGAACAGCCTGAACCAGCACGACGACCGCGCCACCCTGTTGAAGGGCGAGATCGCCGACATCGCCGAGGTCGACATGGCCGAGGCCATCAGCCGCCTGGAACAGGCCCAGACGGCCCTGCAGGCCTCGGCCCAGGTGTTCGCCACCCTGAGGGGCAGCTCGCTCCTGGAACTCCTGAGGAGCTGA